A genomic segment from Actinoplanes sichuanensis encodes:
- a CDS encoding TetR/AcrR family transcriptional regulator, producing the protein MTSRRMRAEQVEQTRTTILSTAERLFAERGVVSVSNRQISETAGLGNNTAVSYHFGGKQELVRAVVDRHASAMEAIRKDLLGRYQGSTELRDWVTCVVRPFTDHLTALGNPSWYARFAAQLMTDPQLRELAGAQLEQAPMLHTVIDSLHRCLPELPPPVRLRRDDMARTLIVHFCAQLERTAAPDWPAARTDLIDAVEGLYRAPHTPAPSE; encoded by the coding sequence ATGACCAGCCGCCGGATGCGCGCTGAACAGGTGGAGCAGACCCGCACCACGATCCTGTCCACGGCAGAGCGGCTCTTCGCCGAACGCGGCGTCGTCTCCGTGTCGAACCGGCAGATCAGTGAGACGGCCGGGCTGGGCAACAACACCGCGGTCAGCTACCACTTCGGCGGCAAGCAGGAGCTGGTGCGCGCGGTCGTCGACCGGCACGCGTCGGCGATGGAGGCGATCCGCAAGGACCTGCTGGGCCGCTATCAGGGCAGCACCGAGCTACGCGACTGGGTGACGTGCGTGGTGCGCCCGTTCACCGACCACCTCACCGCGCTGGGAAACCCCAGCTGGTACGCCCGGTTCGCAGCGCAGTTGATGACCGATCCACAGCTGCGCGAGCTCGCGGGCGCGCAGCTCGAACAGGCGCCGATGTTGCACACGGTCATCGACAGCCTGCATCGGTGCCTGCCGGAGCTACCGCCGCCGGTTCGGCTGCGGCGCGACGACATGGCCCGCACGCTGATCGTGCACTTCTGCGCGCAGCTCGAACGGACCGCCGCCCCGGACTGGCCGGCGGCGCGGACCGACCTGATCGATGCGGTCGAGGGCCTGTACCGGGCACCTCACACACCTGCGCCGAGCGAGTAA
- a CDS encoding NAD(P)/FAD-dependent oxidoreductase, whose amino-acid sequence MNRIVVVGASAAGLATVETLRREGFTGTITLIGEELDAPYDRPPLSKQILASQWEADRIALRTAEQLHALALDLRLGVRATGLDTAGRLVTLSDGVGVPYDGLVVATGVRPRPLPGASGHSIRTLDDALELRKRLRPGARLTVVGAGFLGAECAAVARGLGCEVTLLEPAPVPLAHAVGEPVGRMLADVHRDHGVDLRTGVMVTEIVDGGVRLGDGTLVGADEVLVAAGSIPNTDWLDGSGLTVGDGVVCDEFCAAAPGVYAAGDVARWPNPLFGVDMRIEHRTNAAEQGMAAARNLLGARKPFAPVPYFWSDQYDLKIHAYGYLRGHDRFDVVDGSLADRRFLAAYHRGGRLVGALAVNMPPKAVRPWRQAIASGGSVE is encoded by the coding sequence GTGAACCGGATCGTCGTCGTCGGTGCCTCGGCTGCCGGCCTGGCCACGGTGGAGACGCTGCGCCGGGAAGGCTTCACCGGCACGATCACCCTGATCGGCGAGGAGCTCGACGCACCGTACGATCGACCGCCGCTGTCCAAGCAGATCCTCGCCTCGCAGTGGGAAGCCGACCGGATCGCCTTGCGAACCGCTGAGCAGCTCCACGCGCTCGCCCTGGACCTGCGACTGGGAGTGCGGGCGACCGGTCTGGACACGGCCGGGCGGCTGGTCACCCTGAGCGACGGCGTCGGCGTGCCCTACGACGGGCTCGTCGTGGCCACCGGCGTGCGGCCACGACCGCTTCCCGGCGCTTCGGGACATTCCATCCGTACGCTCGACGACGCTCTTGAATTGCGCAAGCGGCTGCGGCCCGGCGCCCGGCTGACCGTCGTCGGCGCCGGATTCCTCGGCGCCGAATGCGCTGCCGTGGCGCGTGGCCTCGGCTGCGAGGTCACCCTGCTCGAACCGGCCCCGGTGCCGCTCGCGCACGCCGTCGGCGAACCGGTCGGCCGGATGCTCGCCGACGTCCACCGCGACCACGGTGTCGACCTGCGCACCGGGGTCATGGTGACCGAGATCGTCGACGGGGGAGTGCGGCTCGGTGACGGCACCCTGGTCGGCGCCGATGAGGTGCTGGTCGCGGCCGGGTCGATCCCGAACACCGACTGGCTCGACGGATCCGGCCTGACCGTCGGTGACGGCGTGGTCTGTGACGAGTTCTGCGCCGCGGCGCCCGGCGTCTACGCGGCGGGGGACGTGGCGCGCTGGCCCAACCCGCTGTTCGGCGTCGACATGCGCATCGAGCACCGCACCAACGCCGCCGAACAGGGCATGGCCGCCGCCCGCAACCTGCTCGGCGCGCGGAAGCCGTTCGCGCCGGTGCCGTACTTCTGGTCCGACCAGTACGACCTCAAGATCCACGCCTACGGCTACCTGCGGGGCCACGACCGCTTCGACGTGGTCGACGGATCCCTCGCCGACCGCCGCTTCCTGGCCGCCTACCACCGCGGGGGCCGTCTGGTCGGCGCGCTCGCCGTGAACATGCCACCCAAGGCCGTCCGTCCGTGGCGGCAGGCCATCGCCTCCGGAGGTTCAGTTGAGTAA
- a CDS encoding SDR family oxidoreductase has translation MSNEIVVVTGAGGMGTAVARRIGSGRTLLLADAFVENLDRAVEALRAEGHDAHGHITDIADQGSVAKLAETAAGSGRVAAVVHTAGVSAATSTVRTIMEVDLAGTAYLIDAFEAVATSGTAVVCVASMAGHYAQLSPADEQALATEPADRLLESDVVTGFDGDPVGAYILAKRANQVRVQAAALAYNRRGARINSLSPGVIATAMAKAEQESASGDHMMAMLQSCGIGRAGTPAEIAEAVAFLTGPGSLYVTGTDLLIDGGQAAWLHRHRPR, from the coding sequence TTGAGTAACGAGATCGTCGTCGTCACCGGGGCCGGCGGCATGGGCACGGCCGTGGCCCGCCGGATCGGCAGCGGCCGCACCCTGCTGCTCGCCGACGCCTTCGTCGAGAATCTCGACCGGGCGGTCGAGGCGTTACGGGCCGAGGGCCATGACGCGCACGGCCACATCACCGACATCGCCGATCAGGGTTCGGTGGCGAAGCTAGCGGAGACGGCGGCGGGATCCGGCCGGGTGGCCGCGGTCGTGCACACCGCCGGAGTCTCGGCCGCGACGTCGACCGTACGCACGATCATGGAAGTCGACCTCGCCGGGACCGCCTATCTGATCGACGCGTTCGAGGCGGTCGCGACCAGCGGCACCGCGGTCGTGTGCGTGGCCAGCATGGCCGGGCACTACGCCCAGCTCAGCCCGGCCGACGAACAGGCCCTCGCCACCGAGCCGGCCGACCGGCTCCTGGAGTCGGACGTGGTCACCGGATTCGACGGGGACCCGGTCGGCGCCTACATCCTCGCCAAACGTGCCAACCAGGTCCGGGTGCAGGCCGCCGCGCTCGCCTACAACCGGCGCGGAGCCCGGATCAACTCGCTCAGTCCCGGGGTCATCGCCACCGCCATGGCCAAGGCGGAGCAGGAGTCGGCCTCCGGCGACCACATGATGGCGATGCTGCAGTCCTGCGGTATCGGCCGTGCCGGCACTCCGGCCGAGATCGCCGAGGCCGTCGCGTTCCTGACCGGGCCCGGCTCGCTGTACGTCACCGGCACCGATCTGCTCATCGACGGTGGTCAGGCGGCGTGGCTGCACCGTCATCGGCCGCGCTAG
- a CDS encoding ferredoxin: MRVEFDEPKCVAAGQCAMVAPEVFDQRDDDGVAIVLDDSPGEDQHEAVREAAAVCPAAAIRLVEA, translated from the coding sequence ATGCGAGTGGAGTTCGACGAGCCCAAATGCGTCGCGGCCGGGCAATGCGCCATGGTCGCGCCCGAGGTGTTCGACCAGCGCGACGACGACGGCGTGGCGATCGTCCTCGACGACAGCCCCGGCGAGGACCAACACGAGGCGGTGCGCGAAGCCGCGGCGGTCTGCCCGGCGGCCGCCATCCGACTGGTCGAGGCGTGA
- a CDS encoding Fic family protein → MLYVVPPMDSADQQVLDELDVMRNELRAHLRSKPRWEGQLRRSLFAAAVQGSNTIENITISSTDARALVEHAPMSAAADDNTQQAVIGYRDAMAYVQQTPHMDFFDYSETLLSTVHFMITRYQPAKWPGRYRVGGIFVSSSDPLEPMYTGPDAESVPALMHELIEWLRDGDLDASAYARAAMAHLNLVAIHPWRDGNGRTARALHTLIMARAGELAPEFSSIEEWLGEQTNTLHYYEALRAVQGGSFQPERDARPWLKFAFAAHHRQAQRVQRRYEWTVRLWNDLARLAEERGLAERTVSALYAAAVGELRRTTYQQDESLSRDQAIRDIQTLTRTGLLAARGHATGRVYLLAGLASEIAEAAAAAVRGPGRNPYPFP, encoded by the coding sequence ATGCTGTACGTGGTGCCGCCGATGGACTCCGCGGATCAGCAGGTTCTCGACGAACTGGACGTCATGCGCAACGAGTTGCGGGCGCATCTTCGATCGAAGCCTCGCTGGGAAGGACAGTTGCGGCGAAGCCTTTTCGCGGCCGCCGTCCAAGGCTCCAACACCATCGAGAACATCACCATCAGCAGCACCGACGCACGGGCACTCGTTGAACATGCCCCGATGTCGGCGGCGGCAGACGACAACACGCAACAGGCGGTCATCGGCTACCGAGACGCCATGGCCTACGTCCAGCAAACACCGCACATGGACTTCTTCGACTATTCGGAGACGCTTCTCTCCACCGTGCATTTCATGATCACCCGGTATCAGCCGGCGAAGTGGCCCGGCCGATACCGGGTCGGCGGAATCTTCGTGTCAAGCTCCGATCCCCTGGAACCCATGTACACCGGGCCTGATGCCGAGTCGGTTCCCGCGCTGATGCACGAACTGATCGAGTGGCTCCGTGACGGGGATCTCGACGCGTCGGCATACGCTCGTGCAGCGATGGCCCATCTCAACCTCGTGGCGATCCATCCGTGGCGCGACGGCAACGGCCGAACCGCTCGCGCGCTGCACACTCTGATCATGGCCCGTGCCGGAGAATTGGCCCCGGAATTCTCCTCCATCGAGGAATGGCTCGGCGAACAAACCAACACCCTCCACTACTACGAAGCCCTCCGCGCTGTGCAGGGCGGAAGCTTCCAACCCGAACGAGATGCCCGCCCCTGGCTCAAGTTCGCCTTCGCCGCACATCATCGCCAGGCACAACGCGTGCAACGACGGTACGAGTGGACCGTACGCCTATGGAATGATCTTGCACGGCTGGCCGAAGAACGAGGGTTGGCCGAGCGCACCGTGTCCGCCCTCTACGCGGCCGCGGTCGGCGAACTCAGGCGCACCACCTACCAGCAAGACGAAAGCCTCAGCCGCGACCAGGCCATTCGCGACATCCAGACGCTGACACGCACCGGGCTGCTGGCAGCGCGGGGTCACGCGACCGGCCGCGTCTACCTACTGGCCGGGCTCGCCTCCGAGATCGCCGAGGCCGCGGCTGCGGCGGTACGCGGACCTGGACGCAACCCCTACCCATTCCCGTAG
- a CDS encoding response regulator transcription factor, translating into MAVVETMRTGREARLLVVAPDADVRGSLSVQLSVAGYLVTSAATGSAALQLIDQHQVDLIVVDVAIPDLMALAQDRPTFAERPPVLCVTACEFLGTLIPVLGVEVEDYVTKPLRSAELLARVQVLLRDRSPRPAVLEHHDLRLDEIACQVWRGGRPLELTAAEYRLLRHLMLNPGRVLSKDQLAWQVWSESRGDNAIERLLSRLRQKVDATPPALLRTHRGFGYSLGAGV; encoded by the coding sequence ATGGCCGTCGTGGAGACGATGCGAACCGGTCGCGAGGCCCGACTGCTGGTGGTCGCGCCGGATGCGGACGTTCGCGGCTCGCTGAGTGTCCAGCTGAGCGTGGCCGGCTATCTGGTCACCTCGGCCGCCACCGGCAGTGCAGCCCTGCAGCTGATCGATCAGCATCAGGTGGACCTGATCGTGGTCGACGTCGCGATCCCCGACCTGATGGCGCTGGCCCAGGACCGTCCCACCTTCGCCGAGCGGCCGCCGGTGCTCTGCGTGACCGCCTGCGAGTTCCTCGGCACACTGATCCCGGTTCTCGGCGTCGAGGTGGAGGACTACGTCACCAAGCCGTTGCGCAGCGCCGAGCTGCTTGCCCGTGTCCAGGTGCTGCTGCGCGACCGCAGCCCGCGGCCTGCCGTGCTCGAGCACCACGATCTGCGACTCGACGAGATCGCCTGTCAGGTATGGCGCGGAGGTCGGCCGCTGGAGTTGACCGCCGCCGAGTATCGGCTGCTGCGCCACTTGATGCTCAACCCCGGACGGGTGCTGTCCAAAGATCAGCTGGCCTGGCAGGTGTGGAGCGAGTCGCGCGGCGACAACGCCATCGAGCGGCTGCTGTCCCGGCTACGGCAGAAGGTCGACGCGACCCCGCCGGCGCTGCTGCGCACCCACCGCGGATTCGGTTACTCGCTCGGCGCAGGTGTGTGA
- a CDS encoding flavin-containing monooxygenase gives MPNPHRYRPEELEALRARYRLERDRRIRPDGAGQYRRAAGEYGYYAKDPYTPFTERQPKTDRVEVAVIGGGFGGLLTGARLRQAGLDGIRMIDEAGDFGGTWYWNRYPGIHCDIDATVYMPLLEEVGYVPQWRYAPGEEIRQHCVAIANRFSLYDDTMFHTRVTDLTWDETAGEWLVSTDRGDRFRARYVVASSGTLTSPKLPGIPGIEQFRGHTFHTSRWDYGYTGGDQNGDLHRLAGKRVGVVGTGATGIQVIPHLAASAEQLYVFQRTPSSVDVRGNRRTDPAWAATLQPGWQQERMDNFLTIVTGGHADADLIDDGWTSTARLQRQMLTGTVDQSLSAGDREYLDEIADFRKMDEIRARVDEVVTDPAVAALLKPWYRYMCKRPGFSDLYLQTFNRPNVTLVDTADFGGITRMTATGVVVGDIEYEVDCVVFATGFEVGVSGVVSGTLPVHGRGGLPLLHHWARGPRTLHGFYSHGFPNLFHLGSLQNAASVNFVHVLQEQAGHIAAVVAEAGKRGARWIEPTAEAEQAWAAVIRETAPDNYRFQAACTPGYYNNEGRPREVNNSFGPGPVVFHDLLRRWRDEGGMDEVLR, from the coding sequence ATGCCCAATCCCCACCGCTACCGTCCCGAGGAACTCGAAGCACTGCGTGCTCGCTACCGGCTCGAACGGGACCGCCGTATCCGGCCGGACGGCGCCGGCCAGTACCGGCGAGCGGCCGGTGAGTACGGCTACTACGCGAAGGATCCGTACACGCCGTTCACCGAGCGGCAGCCGAAGACCGACCGGGTCGAGGTCGCCGTGATCGGTGGCGGCTTCGGCGGCCTGCTCACCGGCGCCCGCCTACGCCAGGCCGGCCTGGACGGCATCCGGATGATCGACGAGGCCGGCGACTTCGGCGGCACCTGGTACTGGAACCGGTACCCCGGCATCCACTGCGACATCGACGCCACCGTCTACATGCCACTGCTGGAGGAGGTCGGTTACGTCCCGCAGTGGCGGTACGCGCCCGGCGAGGAGATCCGGCAGCACTGTGTCGCCATCGCGAACCGGTTCTCCCTCTACGACGACACGATGTTCCACACCCGGGTCACCGACCTGACCTGGGACGAGACAGCCGGCGAATGGCTGGTGAGCACCGACCGCGGCGACCGGTTCCGGGCCCGCTACGTGGTGGCCTCCTCCGGCACCCTCACGAGTCCGAAGCTCCCCGGCATCCCCGGCATCGAGCAGTTCCGCGGGCATACTTTCCACACCAGCCGCTGGGACTACGGCTACACCGGCGGCGATCAGAACGGCGACCTGCACAGGCTCGCCGGCAAGCGGGTCGGCGTCGTCGGCACGGGCGCCACCGGCATCCAGGTGATCCCGCACCTCGCCGCGTCAGCCGAGCAGCTGTACGTCTTCCAGCGCACGCCGTCGTCGGTGGACGTGCGCGGCAACCGTCGCACCGATCCGGCCTGGGCGGCGACGTTGCAGCCGGGTTGGCAGCAGGAACGGATGGACAACTTCCTGACGATCGTCACCGGCGGGCATGCCGATGCCGACCTGATCGACGACGGCTGGACCAGCACGGCACGCCTGCAGCGGCAGATGCTCACCGGCACGGTCGACCAGTCACTCAGCGCCGGGGATCGCGAGTACCTCGACGAGATCGCCGACTTCCGCAAGATGGACGAGATCCGGGCCCGCGTCGACGAGGTGGTCACCGATCCGGCCGTCGCCGCACTGCTCAAACCCTGGTACCGGTACATGTGCAAGCGGCCCGGATTCAGCGACCTCTACCTGCAGACCTTCAACCGCCCCAACGTCACCCTGGTCGACACCGCCGACTTCGGCGGCATCACCCGGATGACCGCCACGGGTGTCGTCGTCGGCGACATCGAATACGAGGTCGACTGCGTCGTCTTCGCCACCGGCTTCGAAGTCGGCGTCTCCGGCGTCGTCTCCGGCACCCTGCCGGTGCACGGCCGCGGCGGCCTGCCGCTGCTACACCACTGGGCGCGCGGGCCACGGACCCTGCACGGCTTCTACAGCCACGGCTTCCCCAATCTGTTCCACCTCGGGTCGCTGCAGAACGCCGCGTCGGTCAATTTCGTGCACGTGCTCCAGGAGCAGGCCGGCCACATCGCCGCGGTCGTCGCCGAGGCCGGCAAGCGGGGCGCCCGCTGGATCGAGCCGACGGCCGAGGCCGAACAGGCGTGGGCCGCCGTCATCCGCGAGACCGCGCCGGACAACTACCGGTTCCAGGCCGCATGCACCCCCGGCTACTACAACAACGAGGGCAGACCTCGGGAGGTCAACAACTCGTTCGGGCCGGGACCGGTGGTCTTCCACGACCTGCTGCGCCGCTGGCGCGACGAGGGCGGCATGGACGAGGTCCTGCGGTGA
- a CDS encoding tetratricopeptide repeat protein — protein sequence MSEVSQDPYDRAASLADCGRVDEAVALWRALADDDDWEDQERLAERLSQWGRADEAHAVWRVAVAAGHPAPQCALAGMYAAAGRIDDAIATCTSAVVADEPGAWSRLADLLTDAGRVEDAEGVYRAAIAAGHTAAGGELGRLLSGQGRDEEAVTAYRIAVDAEGVAPWPLGELLERLGRTDEAIEFYARAVAAERGHLRRRLARALERAGRTDEALAVVRDAIANRDHTAYTGMGRLLAKHGRAEELTVEAARLRDDGDLFALMALRRGAHHAHDGHGAGVRRPHHPPSAADDGAATPPDHRR from the coding sequence ATGAGCGAGGTCTCTCAAGATCCATACGACCGGGCCGCATCGCTCGCCGATTGCGGACGGGTGGACGAGGCTGTCGCGCTGTGGCGGGCGTTGGCCGACGACGATGACTGGGAGGACCAGGAACGGCTGGCTGAGCGCCTGTCCCAGTGGGGACGAGCCGATGAGGCTCATGCGGTGTGGCGGGTGGCCGTGGCGGCCGGCCACCCGGCACCGCAATGCGCTCTGGCCGGGATGTACGCCGCGGCGGGGCGTATCGACGACGCGATTGCCACCTGCACTTCGGCCGTTGTCGCCGATGAACCGGGGGCCTGGTCACGGCTGGCGGATCTGCTGACGGACGCCGGTCGTGTGGAAGATGCGGAGGGCGTCTACCGAGCGGCGATCGCTGCGGGCCACACCGCAGCGGGTGGTGAGTTGGGCAGACTCCTGTCCGGTCAGGGCCGTGACGAGGAGGCCGTCACCGCCTACCGGATCGCCGTCGACGCTGAGGGAGTCGCTCCGTGGCCACTCGGGGAACTGCTGGAAAGGCTGGGCCGCACGGACGAGGCCATCGAGTTCTACGCGCGGGCGGTCGCCGCCGAGCGGGGGCACCTTCGCCGCCGCCTGGCGCGTGCGCTGGAACGGGCGGGCCGCACCGACGAGGCTCTGGCCGTCGTCCGCGACGCGATCGCGAACCGCGACCACACCGCGTACACGGGGATGGGCCGCCTGCTGGCGAAACACGGTCGCGCCGAAGAGCTGACCGTCGAGGCGGCACGGCTCCGCGACGACGGCGACCTGTTCGCGCTGATGGCGCTGCGAAGAGGAGCACACCACGCACATGATGGACATGGCGCCGGTGTACGCCGTCCTCACCACCCGCCTAGCGCGGCCGATGACGGTGCAGCCACGCCGCCTGACCACCGTCGATGA
- a CDS encoding MFS transporter — translation MSDTAAPGRRQILRSLTGLLLALFVSTLASTVVSTALPRMLAELDGTPTQYTWVVTATLLAATAATPIWGKLADLYDKKTLIQLAALVFVAGSMAAGFAQDGGQLIAARAVQGIGVGGLQPLVQIAIGAMIPPRERGRYAGYQSSVTAVSTIGGPLVGGLIVDTSWLGWRWCFFLGVPFALLALVLLQLTLRLPVLRRDDVRIDYWGATLITGGVSLLLIWVSFVGDSFAWASWQTAAMAGGALILLVLAAWVETRAAEPVVPPRILRRRATALSILGSLAAGTAMYGAAVFLTQYFQVSRGHTPTEAGLLTIPMMAGILIASIVAGNSISRHGRIKPFLVAGSISLTAGFAILGFVGATTPLITIGAAMVLIGAGVGMTLQNFVLVVQNAVPLSDIGAASATVAFFRSLGGTVGVAVLGAILARQVAGHTADGKALAVAYGEATGVVFAISAGVALLGVLAAVLLKPVQLRTKLDMPDAVEKAVVSGDS, via the coding sequence ATGAGCGACACCGCCGCGCCCGGCCGCCGGCAGATCCTGCGGTCCCTGACCGGGCTGCTGCTCGCCCTGTTCGTGTCCACGCTGGCCAGCACGGTCGTCTCGACCGCGCTGCCGCGCATGCTGGCCGAGCTGGACGGCACGCCCACCCAATACACGTGGGTGGTGACCGCGACGCTGCTCGCCGCCACCGCCGCCACCCCGATCTGGGGCAAACTCGCCGACCTCTACGACAAGAAGACCCTGATCCAGCTCGCCGCACTGGTCTTCGTCGCCGGGTCGATGGCCGCCGGGTTCGCCCAGGACGGCGGGCAGCTCATCGCCGCCCGGGCGGTCCAGGGCATCGGTGTCGGCGGACTGCAGCCGCTGGTGCAGATCGCGATCGGCGCGATGATCCCACCGCGGGAACGGGGCCGGTACGCCGGCTACCAGTCGAGTGTCACGGCGGTCTCCACGATCGGCGGGCCACTGGTCGGCGGCTTGATCGTCGACACGTCGTGGCTGGGCTGGCGATGGTGCTTCTTCCTCGGAGTTCCGTTCGCGTTGCTCGCGCTGGTGCTGCTGCAGCTCACCCTGCGCCTGCCGGTGCTGCGCCGCGACGACGTGAGAATCGACTACTGGGGTGCCACGCTGATCACCGGTGGCGTCAGCCTGCTGCTGATCTGGGTGTCGTTCGTCGGTGACAGCTTCGCCTGGGCGTCCTGGCAGACCGCCGCCATGGCCGGTGGCGCCCTGATCCTGCTGGTCCTGGCCGCGTGGGTGGAGACGCGAGCCGCCGAACCGGTCGTGCCACCCCGGATCCTGCGCCGGCGCGCCACCGCGCTGTCGATCCTCGGCAGCCTCGCCGCCGGCACCGCCATGTACGGCGCGGCCGTCTTCCTCACCCAGTATTTCCAGGTCAGCCGCGGGCACACACCGACCGAGGCCGGCCTGCTGACCATCCCGATGATGGCCGGCATCCTGATCGCCTCGATCGTCGCCGGAAATTCGATCAGCCGGCACGGCCGGATCAAGCCGTTCCTGGTCGCCGGTTCGATCAGCCTGACCGCCGGCTTCGCCATCCTCGGATTCGTCGGTGCGACCACCCCGTTGATCACCATCGGTGCCGCGATGGTGCTGATCGGCGCCGGAGTCGGCATGACCCTGCAGAACTTCGTCCTGGTCGTCCAGAACGCCGTCCCGCTGTCCGACATCGGCGCCGCCAGCGCCACCGTCGCCTTCTTCCGCTCCCTGGGCGGCACGGTCGGCGTCGCCGTGCTCGGCGCGATCCTGGCCCGGCAGGTCGCCGGCCACACCGCCGACGGGAAAGCCTTGGCCGTCGCCTACGGGGAGGCGACAGGGGTCGTCTTCGCCATCTCGGCCGGCGTCGCGCTGCTCGGCGTGCTCGCCGCGGTTCTGCTCAAGCCAGTGCAACTGCGCACCAAACTGGACATGCCCGACGCGGTGGAGAAGGCTGTCGTGTCCGGCGACTCCTGA
- a CDS encoding cytochrome P450, with protein MPDAPYYPMQRESRCPFAPAPEVRDMPPVGQVRIWDGSTPWFITRHADQRALLNDPRLSIDEKKPGYPHMTRSRAASAPHHPPLITNTDPPEHTRLRRTVNAPFMVKRVEALRPRIQQVLDGLIDDLLAGPKPADLVKQLGLPVPTLVITEILGAPYEDHEFFQAASRQAISHETDPDDGAQATQGLGEYLAGLLMTKMEQPGDDVLSEMGGRVKAGEMTFAEAVTMGAAILIAGHETSASMISLGTLALLREPEQLALLRDNSDDPKFVANAVEELLRYLTIVHSGIRRIAVEDIALHDTVIKAGDGVVFELAGANYDPAEFPEPDRLDLTRPARSHHAFGYGAHQCLGQSLARVELQVVYSTLYRRIPTLALAVPFEEVEFAMEGVAYGLKALPITW; from the coding sequence ATGCCTGACGCCCCTTATTACCCCATGCAGCGGGAATCCCGATGCCCGTTCGCCCCCGCCCCCGAGGTCCGCGACATGCCCCCGGTCGGCCAGGTGCGCATCTGGGACGGCAGCACCCCCTGGTTCATCACCCGGCACGCCGACCAGCGGGCGCTGCTCAACGACCCGCGGCTGAGCATCGACGAGAAGAAGCCCGGCTACCCGCACATGACCCGCAGCCGGGCCGCGTCGGCGCCGCACCACCCGCCGCTGATCACCAACACCGACCCGCCCGAACACACCCGGCTGCGGCGTACGGTCAACGCGCCCTTCATGGTCAAACGGGTCGAGGCGCTGCGCCCGCGCATCCAGCAGGTGCTCGACGGCCTGATCGACGACCTGCTCGCCGGCCCGAAACCGGCCGACCTGGTGAAACAGTTGGGCCTGCCGGTGCCCACCCTGGTGATCACCGAGATCCTCGGGGCCCCGTATGAGGACCACGAGTTCTTCCAGGCCGCCAGCCGCCAGGCGATCAGCCACGAGACCGACCCCGACGACGGCGCGCAGGCGACCCAGGGCCTCGGGGAGTACCTGGCCGGGCTGCTGATGACGAAGATGGAGCAGCCGGGCGACGATGTGCTGTCCGAGATGGGTGGCCGGGTCAAGGCGGGCGAGATGACGTTCGCCGAGGCCGTCACGATGGGCGCCGCGATCCTGATCGCCGGGCACGAGACCAGCGCCAGCATGATCTCGCTGGGCACCCTCGCCCTGCTGCGCGAGCCCGAGCAGCTCGCCCTGCTGCGCGACAACAGCGACGACCCGAAGTTCGTCGCGAACGCGGTCGAGGAACTGCTGCGCTACCTGACGATCGTGCACTCCGGGATCCGGCGCATCGCGGTCGAGGACATCGCACTGCACGACACCGTCATCAAGGCCGGCGACGGGGTCGTGTTCGAGCTGGCCGGCGCCAACTACGACCCGGCGGAGTTCCCGGAACCCGACCGGCTCGACCTGACCCGGCCGGCCCGTTCCCACCACGCGTTCGGTTACGGCGCCCACCAGTGCCTCGGCCAATCCCTGGCCCGCGTCGAACTGCAGGTCGTCTACTCCACCCTCTACCGCCGCATTCCCACCCTGGCCCTGGCGGTGCCGTTCGAGGAGGTCGAGTTCGCCATGGAAGGCGTCGCCTACGGCCTCAAAGCACTCCCGATCACCTGGTGA